The following are from one region of the Vitis riparia cultivar Riparia Gloire de Montpellier isolate 1030 chromosome 14, EGFV_Vit.rip_1.0, whole genome shotgun sequence genome:
- the LOC117930613 gene encoding UPF0481 protein At3g47200-like encodes MFGSGKHYSMEEEQERRHVREIELEGGQPSRNSGQTGLDPEEHRIDIVEISPRDFKKLYESRVISIGPYHHGKPHLHPVQMIKPRYAQKFLADRNRLDIEALYTKILGKIEEVRNCYDKRPMNKYDDKKLAWMMLLDGCFLLQFIRRIDDMSKVLRKHQISFVRQDLFLLENQLPFGVLKLIFEGAKFNGGSTMEQMITYFVTGIRRLERSTSEIQLDEPSHLLGLLRSALLGGSKQEQQLEKKGKSSLFPVEDGGSCCPWKKGKRGIRQSFQNIKELKAVGIHLQPSRTRFLTDISFNSYFFRGYLNLIN; translated from the exons atgtttggttccggaaaGCACTATTCCATGGAAGAGGAGCAAGAAAGGAGGCACGTTAGAGAGATAGAACTAGAAGGCGGCCAACCAAGCAGGAACAGTGGCCAAACTGGCCTCGACCCTGAGGAGCACAGGATTGACATTGTTGAAATTAGTCCTAGG GATTTCAAGAAATTGTACGAATCGAGGGTAATTTCAATCGGGCCTTACCACCATGGCAAGCCCCACCTTCACCCAGTGCAAATGATCAAGCCTCGATATGCCCAAAAATTCCTGGCTGATAGGAACCGGCTGGACATCGAAGCTTTGTACACAAAAATTCTAGGTAAAATCGAGGAAGTGAGGAACTGCTATGATAAGAGACCGATGAACAAGTATGATGATAAGAAACTCGCTTGGATGATGCTTCTGGATGGGTGTTTTTTACTACAATTCATCCGCAGGATAGATGATATGAGTAAGGTTCTTAGAAAACACCAAATAAGTTTTGTGCGGCAGGACTTGTTCTTGCTGGAGAACCAACTTCCCTTCGGAGTCCTCAAGTTGATTTTTGAGGGAGCAAAATTCAATGGTGGTTCAACAATGGAACAGATGATAACATATTTCGTCACTGGCATCAGAAGGCTAGAGCGGTCGACATCAGAAATACAGCTGGATGAGCCCTCTCATCTCCTTGGCCTTTTGCGAAGTGCTCTCCTAGGCGGGTCTAAACAAGAGCAGCAACTCGAGAAAAAAGGAAAGTCGTCGTTGTTTCCAGTAGAAGATGGGGGTTCCTGTTGCCCATGGAAAAAAGGCAAACGAGGCATTCGGCAGTCTTTTCAAAACATCAAGGAGCTTAAGGCTGTCGGGATCCATCTCCAACCAAGTAGAACGAGATTCTTGACAGACATTTCTTTCAATTCCTACTTCTTCCGTGGCTACCTAAATCTGATAAATTAA